The Fibrobacter sp. UWR3 nucleotide sequence GGCAAGGCGGCGATGCTCAACCGCCTGCAGAAAATTGCGAAGGGCGAGATTCTCGTGTTCTGCGACGCGAACACGATGTTCTTCCCGAACGTGGTACGCAAGCTTGTCGCCCCCTTCGAGGATCGCAAAATCGGGTGCGTCTGCGGCCACCTGATTCTTTCGGACAAGAGCGGGAGCATGCTCGGCCAGGGCGAAAGTTCGTACTGGGATTTGGAATCCGAAATCAAAAAGTTCGAGGGAATCCTCGACAGGCTTATCGGCGGTAACGGCGCACTCTACGCCATCCGGCGTAACCTCTATACGGAACTGCCCGTAAAGAAGAGCGTCATGGACGACTTCTTCATTACCACGAAGATTCTCCAGAAGGGGTATTTCTGCACGTTTGTCGCAAGCGCCATCGGCACGGAACAGACATCGAAGGAATCGAGCGGCGAGTTCCGGCGCAAGGTGCGTATCGGGCGCGCGAACTTCAACTACCTGTGGTCTTACCTGCCGCTGCTGAACCCGTTCCGCCCGCTGCTTGCGTACCTCTTTTTCTCGCACAAGATTCTGCGCTGGTTCTCCCCGCACCTCATAATACTGCTGTTTATCCTGAACACGCTCCTTTTGCCTTTTGGCCGTGTTTATCAGGTGTCGTTCGGGTTCCTTGTGCTCGCCTTCCTTGTTTGCGTGACGAAGGCGGTGCCGAGTGCATATTACTTTATGTCGATGAACCTAGCCCTGCTCAAGGGATTCTTCCTCTCGTTCAGGCGTGAAAAGAGCGGTGGCTGGGCCCGCGAAG carries:
- a CDS encoding glycosyltransferase family 2 protein; the protein is MSEEVVFYLRVAFWGLFFLLALCYVIFPVTLPFVSELFKRRRRDIIENFDLPTVSLLISAFNEEGVIERKIQNILEIDYPKEKLEVLIGDDGSADRTAEIIARYADKGITLVKAPKNAGKAAMLNRLQKIAKGEILVFCDANTMFFPNVVRKLVAPFEDRKIGCVCGHLILSDKSGSMLGQGESSYWDLESEIKKFEGILDRLIGGNGALYAIRRNLYTELPVKKSVMDDFFITTKILQKGYFCTFVASAIGTEQTSKESSGEFRRKVRIGRANFNYLWSYLPLLNPFRPLLAYLFFSHKILRWFSPHLIILLFILNTLLLPFGRVYQVSFGFLVLAFLVCVTKAVPSAYYFMSMNLALLKGFFLSFRREKSGGWAREARSDE